One part of the Botrytis cinerea B05.10 chromosome 8, complete sequence genome encodes these proteins:
- the Bclas1 gene encoding Bclas1: MVQFVITPWRTRRELLQVREKLYQNTETTPPNDSHRRQAVCLISVWMQRGNCPHLVESSAIITSAILNDVPGNSSYCVRAAYSAAFCRFVTGLLDSHQDKRRKLSMYSIAKTIGLPATYVELRHQATHEELPSLPKLRIAARKALKWIWDFYWADLSIDEKDDDCKIFVRGVLEQKDQGINLNMIKDRLEAYGIDDLLRALGELEESLEDPMTILQAHNFRQKISDWEESKYPKNNGTSVPNTTARDLNDIRAGMLKMEHDLETTAASIQIPKDDKSSANSTEKGWSRWEGPWVPKPIGVL; the protein is encoded by the exons ATGGTTCAATTTGTGATTACGCCCTGGCGAACGCGTCGCGAGCTTCTCCAAGTGCGCGAAAAGCTTTACCAAAACACCGAGACAACCCCTCCTAATGATTCCCATCGTCGACAAGCCGTATGCCTCATATCCGTTTGGATGCAACGAGGAAATTGTCCGCATCTTGTCGAGTCCTCTGCGATCATTACTTCGGCTATTTTAAACGATGTGCCTGGAAATTCATCCTATTGTGTGAGAGCTGCTTATTCTGCTGCTTTCTGTCG TTTCGTTACAGGCCTCCTCGATAGTCATCAAGATAAACGCCGTAAACTAAGTATGTACTCGATTGCGAAAACCATCGGTTTACCAGCTACATACGTCGAACTTCGGCATCAGGCTACCCATGAAGAACTCCCATCACTTCCTAAGCTTCGAATAGCTGCGCGCAAAGCATTGAagtggatttgggatttttaTTGGGCAGATTTATCAATCGATGAAAAGGATGATGATTGCAAGATATTCGTACGAGGGGTTCTAGAGCAGAAAGACCAAGGGATCAATCTGAATATGATAAAGGATCGACTTGAAGCCTACGGGATAGACGATCTTCTTCGCGCGCTAGGTGAACTGGAGGAATCTTTAGAAGATCCAATGACGATATTACAAGCGCACAATTTCCGACAGAAGATATCTGATTGGGAAGAATCTAAATATCCCAAAAACAACGGCACATCTGTTCCCAATACAACCGCCCGAGATCTTAACGATATCCGAGCGGGAATGTTGAAAATGGAACATGATTTGGAAACTACCGCTGCATCCATACAAATACCTAAGGACGACAAATCTTCTGCAAATAGTACAGAGAAAGGCTGGTCGCGCTGGGAAGGACCATGGGTGCCAAAACCAATAGGAGTGCTGTGA